From Corticium candelabrum chromosome 13, ooCorCand1.1, whole genome shotgun sequence, a single genomic window includes:
- the LOC134189178 gene encoding uncharacterized protein LOC134189178 — MVSFWYLLLWQHRFGVSDSAINKLLRFIVVFFGMLRIVLPQANLISHLLPTSVQLARQKFHSDKFIKYTVCPRCHSLYDLEECFITIGNRRVPRQCTFVAYPNHPQQYHRRPCSAELLDTIILKDRTKRFVPKKIYAYNSISNTLKKYLLRPQFEELCESWRHRNVPQGYYADLYDGRVWSQFQVVDGHPFLSTPRNYAFMMNVDWFRPYKHTPSTIGAIYLSLMNLPRQLRYKKDNIFLVGLIPGPNEPSLTINTYLKPLVDELKLLWETGICCRSFSSPWFSNRYYCGLLCVACDIPASRKVGGFLSHSARLGCNKCLQNFSTLGSSAPDTYSHGTCPLRTDDEHRQ; from the coding sequence ATGGTTAGTTTTTGGTACTTACTGTTATGGCAACATCGATTTGGAGTGTCCGATTCTGCTATAAACAAGCTTCTTAGATTCATTGTTGTGTTCTTTGGCATGCTGAGAATAGTTTTGCCACAAGCAAATTTGATATCACATTTGCTTCCTACCTCTGTTCAACTAGCAAGGCAGAAGTTTCACAGTGACAAGTTTATTAAATACACTGTGTGTCCACGATGTCATTCGTTATATGACTTGGAAGAGTGCTTTATCACTATTGGTAACAGAAGAGTTCCTCGGCAATGCACTTTTGTGGCATATCCCAATCATCCACAGCAATACCATAGACGGCCTTGTTCTGCTGAATTGCTTGATACCATCATTCTGAAAGACCGTACAAAACGCTTTGTTCCAAAGAAAATCTATGCATATAACAGCATCTCTAATACTCTAAAGAAATATCTCTTGAGGCCTCAGTTTGAAGAACTCTGTGAAAGCTGGCGTCATCGAAATGTTCCACAAGGGTACTATGCAGATTTGTACGATGGGAGAGTTTGGTCACAGTTTCAGGTAGTTGATGGACATCCTTTTCTTTCCACACCTAGAAATTATGCTTTCATGATGAATGTAGACTGGTTTCGACCATACAAGCACACTCCATCAACTATTGGTGCAATCTACTTGTCTCTGATGAATCTTCCAAGACAATTACGCTACAAGAAAGATAACATTTTTCTTGTAGGACTCATTCCTGGTCCCAATGAGCCTTCTCTCACAATTAACACCTACTTGAAGCCATTGGTTGATGAACTGAAACTATTGTGGGAAACTGGTATTTGCTGCAGATCATTCTCATCTCCATGGTTCTCCAATAGATACTATTGTGGTTTACTTTGTGTGGCATGTGATATTCCTGCTTCCCGGAAAGTAGGAGGATTTCTAAGCCATTCAGCTAGATTGGGATGCAACAAGTGCTTGCAAAATTTTTCTACCTTGGGATCATCTGCTCCAGATACATATTCTCATGGCACCTGTCCACTTCGAACTGATGATGAACATCGACAATAA